A DNA window from Thalassospiraceae bacterium LMO-JJ14 contains the following coding sequences:
- a CDS encoding hydroxymethylglutaryl-CoA lyase, with protein sequence MKLPSHVKIVDVGPRDGLQNHPDTVPLETKIELVERLADAGLSVVEAGAFVSPKWVPQMADTAELMTRIKRKPGVSYPVLVPNMKGYAAAKDAGADEIAIFGAATETFSQKNINCSIAESLERFRPVAEAALTDGIKVRGYISCVLGCPYEGDVAPAAVADVARALDEMGCYEVSLGDTIGTGTPAKAQAMIEAVAKEIPVARLGAHFHDTYGQALANLLAVMQLGVAVIDTAVAGLGGCPYAKGASGNVATEDVVYMLDGLGIETGIDLEKLLAASRFISDAIGRAPASKVALARIGADAAAE encoded by the coding sequence ATGAAACTGCCCTCACACGTCAAGATCGTCGATGTCGGCCCCCGCGACGGGCTGCAGAACCACCCCGACACGGTGCCGCTGGAAACCAAGATCGAGCTGGTCGAACGCCTCGCCGACGCCGGTCTTTCAGTGGTCGAGGCGGGCGCCTTCGTATCGCCGAAATGGGTGCCGCAGATGGCCGACACGGCAGAGCTGATGACGCGGATCAAACGCAAACCCGGTGTTTCGTATCCGGTTCTGGTGCCGAACATGAAGGGCTACGCGGCGGCCAAGGACGCGGGCGCAGACGAGATCGCCATTTTCGGCGCCGCCACCGAGACGTTCTCGCAAAAGAACATCAACTGTTCGATCGCCGAGAGCCTTGAGCGCTTCCGCCCGGTCGCGGAAGCGGCGCTGACCGACGGCATCAAGGTGCGGGGTTATATTTCCTGCGTCCTCGGCTGCCCGTATGAAGGCGACGTCGCGCCCGCCGCGGTCGCGGATGTGGCCCGCGCGCTCGACGAAATGGGCTGCTACGAGGTTTCGCTCGGCGACACCATCGGCACCGGTACACCGGCAAAGGCGCAGGCGATGATCGAGGCCGTGGCCAAAGAAATTCCGGTCGCGCGGCTCGGCGCGCACTTCCACGATACCTATGGCCAGGCGCTGGCCAATCTGCTCGCCGTGATGCAGTTGGGCGTCGCCGTCATCGATACCGCCGTGGCCGGGTTGGGCGGATGCCCGTATGCCAAGGGGGCCAGCGGTAACGTCGCCACCGAGGATGTGGTCTACATGCTCGACGGGCTGGGCATCGAAACCGGCATCGATCTTGAAAAACTGCTGGCGGCGAGCCGCTTCATTTCCGACGCCATCGGGCGGGCGCCGGCGTCCAAGGTGGCGCTGGCCCGCATCGGCGCGGACGCCGCCGCCGAATGA
- a CDS encoding enoyl-CoA hydratase/isomerase family protein, which yields MAKNTTAPLITEISGRGVATITLRRPDIHNAFDDELIERLRRELQGLNNDPVVRVVVLAAEGKSFSAGADLNWMKRMAEYERAENLEDAKNLGKLMATLYRMRQPTVAVVQGAAYGGGVGLVAACNIAIASDAAHFCLSEVRLGLIPAVIGPYVIEAMGERQAMRYMLTAEKFSAKDAMRLGLVHDVVPADVLQDRRNEIVEDLLKGGPKALTEIKNLVSYITNSATQDEKVVRDTAGHIARVRATEEGQEGVAAFLEKRKAKWVKD from the coding sequence ATGGCCAAAAATACGACAGCGCCCCTGATCACAGAAATCTCCGGGCGTGGCGTCGCCACGATTACGCTGCGCCGCCCGGACATTCACAACGCCTTCGATGACGAATTGATTGAACGCCTGCGCCGGGAACTACAGGGGCTGAACAACGATCCCGTGGTGCGTGTCGTCGTGCTCGCGGCCGAGGGGAAAAGCTTTTCCGCCGGCGCCGATCTGAACTGGATGAAGCGCATGGCTGAATACGAGCGCGCCGAGAACCTCGAAGACGCCAAGAACCTCGGCAAGCTGATGGCGACGCTTTACCGTATGCGCCAGCCGACGGTGGCCGTGGTGCAGGGGGCGGCATACGGCGGCGGTGTTGGGCTGGTCGCGGCGTGCAACATCGCCATTGCCTCGGACGCTGCGCATTTCTGCCTGTCGGAAGTGCGTCTCGGTCTGATCCCGGCGGTGATCGGTCCGTATGTCATCGAGGCCATGGGCGAGCGCCAGGCGATGCGATACATGCTGACGGCGGAAAAGTTTTCGGCCAAGGACGCGATGCGGCTCGGCCTCGTGCACGATGTCGTTCCCGCTGACGTTTTGCAGGACCGCCGTAACGAAATCGTCGAGGACCTATTGAAGGGCGGGCCGAAGGCGCTCACCGAGATCAAGAATCTGGTTTCCTACATCACCAATTCGGCGACGCAGGACGAAAAGGTCGTGCGCGATACCGCCGGGCATATCGCCCGTGTGCGCGCCACCGAGGAAGGGCAGGAGGGTGTCGCCGCCTTCCTTGAGAAGCGCAAGGCGAAGTGGGTGAAGGATTAA
- a CDS encoding carboxyl transferase domain-containing protein — MSVIRSNIDTRGDAFRNNADALNGLLDDLSEKLSRIKQGGGREAQAKHEARGKLPVRERIRNLIDPGAPFLEFSQFAGYQVYDDEVPAGGIITGIGPVEGVECVIVANDATVKGGTYYPLTVKKHLRAQEIARENNLPCIYLVDSGGAFLPRQDEVFPDKEHFGRIFFNQANMSAAGIPQIAVVMGSCTAGGAYVPAMCDESIIVEGQGTIFLGGPPLVKAATGEEVSAEDLGGAQVHSKISGVTDHMARDDLHALQLARQAIRNLNRVKKPNIDLRTPTEPLYDPAEMNGIAPVDLRKPFDVREIIARIVDGSEFDEFKKLYGETLVTGFARIHGYPVGIVANNGILFSESALKGAHFIELCAQRGIPLVFLQNIAGFMVGKKYEQGGIAKDGAKMVTAVACANVPKFTVVIGGSFGAGNYSMCGRAYSPRFMWLWPNARISVMGGEQAANVLATVRADGMKARGKKWPQKEIDAFKDPILKQYEHQGHPYYASARLWDDGIIDPSETRMVLGLGLSAALNAPIEKTTFGVFRM, encoded by the coding sequence ATGAGCGTGATCCGATCCAATATCGATACCAGGGGCGATGCCTTCCGCAACAATGCGGACGCGCTCAACGGCCTTTTGGACGATCTGTCCGAAAAGCTGTCCCGCATCAAGCAGGGCGGCGGCAGGGAAGCGCAGGCGAAGCACGAAGCACGCGGTAAGCTGCCGGTGCGCGAACGTATCCGCAACCTGATCGATCCCGGTGCGCCGTTTCTGGAGTTTTCGCAGTTTGCCGGCTATCAGGTCTATGACGACGAAGTGCCGGCCGGCGGTATCATCACCGGCATCGGCCCGGTCGAGGGTGTGGAATGCGTCATCGTCGCCAACGATGCGACGGTCAAGGGCGGCACGTATTATCCGCTGACGGTAAAGAAGCACCTGCGTGCGCAGGAAATCGCCCGCGAGAACAATCTGCCGTGCATCTATCTGGTCGACAGCGGCGGCGCGTTCCTGCCGCGTCAGGACGAGGTGTTTCCCGACAAGGAACATTTCGGCCGCATCTTTTTCAATCAGGCCAACATGTCGGCGGCGGGCATTCCGCAAATCGCCGTGGTCATGGGATCGTGCACGGCGGGCGGTGCGTATGTGCCGGCCATGTGCGACGAAAGCATCATTGTCGAAGGGCAGGGAACGATCTTTCTGGGCGGCCCGCCGCTGGTCAAGGCGGCGACCGGCGAGGAAGTCTCGGCTGAGGATCTGGGCGGCGCACAGGTGCACTCGAAGATTTCCGGTGTCACCGATCACATGGCGCGCGACGACCTGCATGCCCTGCAACTGGCGCGCCAGGCGATACGTAACTTAAATCGAGTTAAAAAGCCGAATATCGATCTGCGCACGCCCACCGAACCGCTGTACGACCCGGCGGAAATGAACGGCATTGCCCCGGTGGATCTGAGAAAACCGTTCGATGTCCGTGAAATCATCGCCCGGATTGTCGACGGTTCCGAATTCGATGAATTCAAAAAACTTTACGGGGAAACCCTTGTCACCGGGTTTGCGCGCATTCACGGCTATCCGGTCGGTATCGTCGCCAACAACGGCATCCTGTTTTCGGAAAGCGCGCTGAAGGGGGCGCACTTTATCGAACTGTGTGCGCAGCGCGGCATTCCGCTGGTCTTCCTGCAGAACATCGCCGGCTTCATGGTCGGCAAGAAGTACGAGCAGGGCGGCATCGCCAAGGACGGCGCCAAGATGGTGACCGCGGTCGCCTGCGCCAATGTGCCGAAATTCACCGTCGTCATCGGCGGCAGCTTCGGCGCCGGGAATTATTCCATGTGCGGGCGCGCCTATTCACCGCGCTTTATGTGGCTGTGGCCGAATGCGCGGATTTCCGTGATGGGCGGCGAGCAGGCGGCGAACGTGCTGGCGACGGTCCGTGCCGACGGCATGAAAGCGCGCGGCAAGAAGTGGCCGCAAAAAGAGATCGACGCCTTCAAGGACCCGATCCTCAAACAGTACGAGCATCAGGGCCATCCGTATTACGCCAGCGCCCGGTTGTGGGATGACGGTATCATCGACCCGTCGGAAACGCGCATGGTGCTGGGGCTTGGGCTGTCGGCGGCCCTGAATGCGCCGATCGAGAAAACCACGTTCGGTGTGTTCCGGATGTAA
- a CDS encoding DUF1489 domain-containing protein gives MSVNLIKLCVGIENLAHLKEVQQRRLELKRKSGEAAELMHVTRSFPRRAAEVLDGGSLYWVIKGVIRVRQRIIDLRETVNKDGNAACAIVYDADHIQTVPRPFRAFQGWRYLDPGDAPRDLDDVGAGADELPEDMADELRNLGLL, from the coding sequence ATGAGCGTCAACCTGATCAAGCTGTGCGTCGGCATCGAGAATCTGGCGCACCTGAAAGAGGTGCAGCAGCGCCGTCTTGAGCTGAAGCGCAAGTCCGGTGAGGCGGCGGAGCTGATGCACGTCACGCGGTCGTTCCCGCGCCGCGCCGCCGAGGTGCTGGACGGCGGCTCGCTGTATTGGGTCATCAAGGGCGTGATCCGCGTGCGCCAGCGCATCATCGATCTGCGCGAGACGGTGAACAAGGACGGCAACGCCGCCTGCGCCATCGTTTACGACGCCGACCACATCCAGACCGTGCCCCGTCCGTTCCGTGCCTTTCAGGGCTGGCGCTATCTCGATCCCGGCGATGCGCCGCGCGATCTGGACGATGTCGGCGCCGGTGCCGACGAGCTGCCCGAAGACATGGCCGACGAGCTTAGAAACCTTGGACTTCTTTAG
- the xth gene encoding exodeoxyribonuclease III — translation MTVIATWNVNSIKARLPRAVEWLREFQPDVVLLQELKTVDDAFPRLEIQECGYHVETVGQKTYNGVAILSKQPIEVVHRALPGDASDEQARYLEADTCGFRVASIYLPNGNPTRDEAGADHEKFTYKLGWMDRLIARGRALLDEQIPVVLGGDYNICPTDVDVYDPERFADDALCRPESRARFRTLVNLGYTEAYRTLNPDLHAYSYWDYQRGAWQKDNGLRIDHLLLSPEAADLLEDVGIDKTPRAKEKASDHTPVWGKFTDIATAKAA, via the coding sequence ATGACCGTTATCGCCACATGGAACGTCAACTCGATCAAGGCGCGGCTGCCGCGCGCCGTCGAATGGCTGCGTGAATTCCAGCCCGACGTCGTCCTTTTGCAGGAACTGAAGACCGTCGACGATGCCTTCCCGCGCCTGGAGATCCAGGAATGCGGCTATCACGTCGAAACCGTCGGCCAGAAAACCTATAACGGCGTCGCGATCCTCTCGAAGCAGCCGATCGAGGTCGTGCACCGGGCACTCCCCGGCGATGCGTCCGACGAGCAGGCGCGCTACCTCGAAGCCGATACCTGCGGCTTTCGCGTTGCCTCCATCTATCTGCCGAACGGCAACCCGACGCGCGACGAGGCCGGCGCCGATCATGAAAAATTCACCTACAAGCTGGGCTGGATGGACCGCCTGATCGCACGGGGACGCGCGCTTCTGGACGAACAGATCCCGGTCGTGCTCGGCGGCGATTACAACATCTGCCCGACCGATGTCGATGTTTACGACCCCGAAAGGTTTGCCGACGATGCGTTGTGCCGCCCGGAAAGCCGTGCGCGGTTCCGCACCCTGGTCAATCTGGGTTATACCGAGGCTTACCGGACGCTGAATCCGGACCTGCACGCCTATTCATACTGGGATTACCAGCGCGGCGCGTGGCAGAAGGACAACGGCCTCAGGATCGACCACCTGTTGCTGTCGCCGGAAGCCGCCGACCTGCTGGAAGACGTCGGCATCGACAAGACGCCGCGCGCCAAGGAAAAAGCCTCCGACCACACCCCCGTGTGGGGCAAATTCACCGACATCGCCACCGCAAAAGCGGCCTGA
- a CDS encoding acetyl/propionyl/methylcrotonyl-CoA carboxylase subunit alpha, with the protein MNARPHIKRLLIANRGEIACRVISTARALGISTVAVYSDADTNARHVRLADIAVRIGPGPASESYLKSDAVLAAAIESGSDAVHPGYGFMSENAEFAEAVEKAGLIFVGPPAPAIRAMGSKSASKQLMQKAGVPLVPGYHGARQDTKTLVKAALDIGFPVLVKASAGGGGKGMRVVKSEARLVDAIEGAKREAKSSFGDARLMIEKYLAKARHVEVQVFGDTHGNYVHLFERDCSLQRRHQKVIEEAPAPGMTKSLRDAMGEAAVNAARAVDYVGAGTVEFLLAGKDFYFIEMNTRLQVEHPVTEAITGCDLVAWQLQVAAGGTLPMGQDDLAIDGHAFEARLYAEDPDKNYLPQTGTLKHLKFSAAPGVRIDTGIEQGDSVSVHYDPMIAKIIVHGADRADALAKLQVALAGTQIAGLETNLDFLLGISMHDKFRTAKIDTGWLDRMKPPQLGWRRLRIADTTSLALAALHVIRERGVAACKRAAGSGDPYSPWFRTDGWRLIDRGHQDVFLRDAADDDEPYLVTAKARREGGYEMIIGEESVACELLDDGRAVIDGVRRTADVAHTGDRLCVFHEAGRCVFTLFDPAEAAAEETDSGGDLTAPMPGKVTHVHVKAGAAVKRGQPLLVLEAMKMEHTIAAPADGTVTELRCRAGDQVDDGVALVIFEAS; encoded by the coding sequence GTGAACGCACGTCCGCACATCAAGCGTCTGCTGATCGCCAACCGGGGCGAGATCGCGTGCCGCGTCATTTCAACGGCGCGTGCGCTCGGCATCTCGACCGTTGCCGTCTATTCCGATGCCGATACGAACGCACGCCATGTGCGCCTCGCCGATATCGCTGTGCGCATCGGCCCCGGTCCGGCGTCGGAAAGTTATCTGAAAAGCGATGCGGTGCTGGCGGCGGCGATCGAAAGCGGCAGCGATGCGGTGCATCCGGGCTATGGCTTCATGTCGGAAAATGCCGAGTTCGCAGAGGCCGTCGAGAAGGCCGGGCTGATCTTTGTCGGCCCGCCGGCGCCCGCGATCCGCGCCATGGGCTCCAAATCGGCGTCGAAGCAACTGATGCAGAAAGCGGGCGTGCCGCTGGTGCCGGGCTATCACGGCGCCAGGCAGGATACGAAGACACTTGTCAAAGCCGCCCTCGACATCGGCTTTCCGGTCCTGGTCAAGGCCTCGGCGGGTGGCGGCGGTAAGGGCATGCGGGTCGTCAAAAGCGAGGCCCGGCTTGTAGACGCCATCGAAGGCGCGAAACGCGAGGCCAAGTCGTCGTTCGGCGATGCGCGCCTGATGATCGAGAAATATCTCGCCAAGGCGCGTCACGTCGAGGTGCAGGTTTTCGGCGACACGCACGGCAACTATGTGCACCTGTTCGAGCGCGACTGTTCCCTGCAACGCCGCCACCAGAAAGTGATCGAGGAAGCCCCCGCGCCGGGCATGACGAAATCGCTCAGGGACGCCATGGGCGAGGCGGCGGTGAACGCGGCCCGCGCCGTCGATTATGTCGGCGCCGGGACGGTCGAGTTTCTGCTCGCCGGCAAGGACTTCTATTTCATCGAGATGAACACCCGTCTGCAGGTCGAGCACCCGGTCACCGAAGCCATCACCGGGTGCGATCTGGTGGCGTGGCAGTTGCAGGTCGCGGCGGGCGGCACGCTGCCGATGGGACAGGACGATCTGGCCATCGACGGGCATGCCTTCGAGGCGCGTCTCTATGCCGAAGATCCGGACAAAAATTATCTGCCGCAGACCGGGACGCTGAAACATCTGAAATTCTCCGCCGCGCCGGGCGTGCGCATCGACACCGGCATCGAGCAGGGCGACAGCGTTTCCGTGCACTACGATCCGATGATCGCCAAGATCATCGTGCACGGGGCGGACCGCGCCGACGCGCTGGCGAAATTACAGGTGGCACTCGCCGGGACGCAGATCGCCGGACTGGAAACCAATCTCGATTTCCTGCTCGGCATCTCGATGCACGACAAGTTCCGGACGGCGAAGATCGATACCGGCTGGCTCGACCGCATGAAGCCGCCGCAGCTCGGCTGGCGCAGGCTGCGCATAGCCGATACGACGTCTTTGGCGCTGGCCGCGCTGCATGTGATCCGCGAACGCGGCGTAGCTGCCTGCAAGCGCGCCGCCGGTTCGGGCGATCCGTATTCGCCGTGGTTCCGCACCGACGGCTGGCGGCTGATCGACCGCGGCCATCAGGACGTTTTTCTGCGCGATGCCGCCGATGACGATGAGCCGTATCTGGTCACGGCCAAGGCGCGTCGAGAAGGCGGCTACGAGATGATCATCGGCGAGGAAAGCGTTGCCTGCGAACTGTTGGACGACGGCCGCGCCGTCATCGACGGCGTGCGCAGGACCGCCGACGTGGCGCACACCGGGGACCGGCTGTGCGTGTTCCACGAAGCCGGGCGTTGCGTCTTTACGCTGTTCGATCCGGCCGAGGCGGCGGCTGAGGAAACAGACAGCGGTGGCGATCTGACGGCGCCGATGCCGGGCAAGGTGACGCACGTGCACGTCAAGGCCGGGGCCGCCGTGAAGCGCGGGCAGCCGCTCTTGGTCCTGGAAGCCATGAAGATGGAGCACACCATCGCCGCACCCGCCGACGGCACCGTCACCGAGCTACGCTGCCGGGCCGGCGATCAGGTCGACGACGGCGTCGCCCTTGTCATCTTCGAGGCGTCCTGA
- a CDS encoding Hpt domain-containing protein → MADDEMEIINPPNTLKSKVREGGPGAVDLATLERAENVIAGMADSYLEWVQEDLVRIEAAYKKLAAAAAPRKEEADMVFQVAHDIKGQGGSFGYDLMTLIANELCRLIERQEEFGDAEVQAVKVHIDAMKLVIQNRMKGDGGTNGQALVEGIRQVGDKLNK, encoded by the coding sequence ATGGCCGACGATGAAATGGAAATCATTAATCCGCCCAACACCTTGAAGAGCAAGGTCCGTGAGGGTGGGCCGGGCGCGGTTGACTTGGCGACGCTTGAGCGCGCCGAGAACGTCATCGCAGGCATGGCCGACAGCTATCTTGAATGGGTTCAGGAAGATCTGGTCCGGATCGAGGCCGCTTACAAGAAGCTGGCCGCGGCCGCTGCACCGCGCAAGGAAGAAGCCGACATGGTGTTTCAGGTTGCGCATGACATCAAGGGTCAGGGCGGCAGCTTCGGTTACGACCTGATGACCCTGATCGCCAACGAACTTTGCCGGCTCATCGAACGCCAGGAAGAATTCGGCGACGCCGAAGTGCAGGCCGTCAAGGTCCACATCGACGCCATGAAGCTGGTCATCCAGAACCGGATGAAGGGCGACGGCGGCACCAACGGCCAGGCCCTTGTCGAGGGCATTCGCCAGGTCGGCGACAAGCTGAACAAGTAA